In a genomic window of Zingiber officinale cultivar Zhangliang chromosome 9B, Zo_v1.1, whole genome shotgun sequence:
- the LOC122024283 gene encoding protein FAF-like, chloroplastic: MSLAVMRRSPANASFLADRCISDGDRPDPPESDEEQAGQMDVWSAIQCQKAGAAPYVHPLMRRSSSSLSQKSLEICTESLGSETGSDDFSSFMDDDDLVRKFGDDEKEEELEDVSVAAAVARERPRGKELTSVNYHCSVSRRSPVRSFPPPLPSLSRRDGRCIHMRPHRRDGRLVVEAVSVPSQNYLHAQRVDGRLLLSFIEATYGDELGYDETNDASEASTGSTLPPKQEDMTQLEEDVNGSQITEEEERELDEEKYFEEEEEELENCYEEEEEEEEVEVVDRGTVVEVKVSTQPQQQSGSMKIHRSSLVINKFVGGMPQSDSSTDCVQTREEVDKTSCNGSKHKNTVASTPSPRRLSLSTTSAAAAAAAAAAASTLGSYSGLWSSPLREDHASTLDTKLLFTSKRRNSEELLHDMRRCSQLRRQLFIREPWCIATSS; encoded by the coding sequence ATGTCGTTGGCCGTCATGCGAAGATCCCCTGCTAATGCCTCATTCTTGGCTGACCGATGCATCAGCGACGGCGACCGCCCTGATCCTCCGGAGAGCGACGAGGAGCAGGCCGGGCAAATGGACGTGTGGAGCGCCATCCAGTGTCAGAAGGCCGGGGCCGCTCCTTATGTTCATCCTCTGATGCGGAGGTCCTCGAGCTCGTTGAGCCAGAAGAGCCTCGAGATTTGCACAGAGAGTCTCGGTTCGGAGACGGGGTCCGACGACTTCTCCTCCTTCATGGACGACGACGATCTCGTCCGCAAGTTTGGAGATGATGAGAAAGAAGAGGAACTGGAGGATGTCTCCGTGGCTGCCGCCGTAGCGAGGGAGCGCCCCCGAGGGAAGGAATTGACGTCGGTGAACTACCATTGCTCCGTCAGCAGGCGATCGCCGGTGAGGTCGTTCCCTCCGCCGCTCCCGTCCCTCTCTCGGCGCGATGGACGGTGCATCCACATGCGTCCTCATCGCCGCGACGGCCGCCTCGTAGTTGAGGCTGTCTCTGTTCCTTCGCAGAACTACCTTCATGCCCAGCGCGTGGATGGCCGCCTCCTTCTCTCCTTCATCGAGGCTACCTACGGAGACGAGCTTGGTTATGATGAAACTAATGATGCGTCCGAGGCCAGCACCGGTAGCACTCTGCCCCCAAAACAGGAAGATATGACACAATTAGAAGAAGATGTCAACGGTAGCCAAAtaacagaagaggaagagagagaatTAGATGAGGAGAAATacttcgaagaagaagaagaagaattagagaATTGCtacgaagaagaggaggaagaggaggaagtggAAGTGGTGGACAGAGGAACCGTGGTGGAAGTGAAGGTGAGCACACAGCCCCAGCAACAGAGCGGCTCCATGAAAATTCACCGCTCCTCTCTCGTCATCAACAAGTTCGTCGGCGGCATGCCGCAGAGTGACTCCAGTACTGATTGCGTTCAAACTAGGGAGGAGGTTGACAAAACGAGCTGCAACGGAAGCAAACACAAGAATACTGTCGCATCGACGCCCTCACCTAGGAGACTATCACTGTCGACCACCTCCGCTGCGGCAGCGGctgcagcggcggcggcggcatccACGCTCGGCAGCTACAGCGGGCTATGGTCGTCACCCCTCCGCGAGGACCACGCATCGACCCTGGACACCAAGCTGCTCTTCACCTCCAAGCGGCGGAACAGCGAAGAGTTGCTGCACGACATGAGGAGGTGTAGCCAGCTCCGTCGCCAATTGTTCATTCGGGAGCCATGGTGCATTGCGACTTCTTCTTGA